CAGTTTATGTTTCAATATTTCTGATTTCTCATAGaaatagaaattgaagaagaaaagtgtTAATGTGATCCGACAGtgtcttaaaattatttttggttggcAGCCATTGCATGTTGGCTTTACTGGAGATGAAGGTGGGAACACAATTGTTGTACGTTGGTACCGGAGGAAAACTAATCTGCATCATGTGAGTTACAAGTACTTTTAGGCATCAAAGTTTGGATGATATCAGTTATGCTGCATCTTGTAACTTGTTCAGAGGGTAGATGGAAGTATTaatatgtttcattttatgctctcttattttattatattttcttatttcaggTGTGGGACAATATGATAATTGAATCTGCGCTGAAGACATTTTACAACTCAGATCTCACAACAATGATTCAGTCTATTCAGCGGAATATCACGGTAAGTTTATGAATTTGCTAACTTtattggaaaatgaagaatgtTCTAATAAAATCATTAGAAAGACTAAATAGGCAGGGAGAAGATTcctcataattaatattaaatgagtaATTTTCTAAGATGTTGAAGgcaattatatttaaagatttATCAAACATTCTGCATTAGCTCTTTGTAAGTATTTACTATAGAATTACCCCCCtgttatattaatgaaaaaatgatgATCACACAGTGGTTTATGTAGTTATGACTTTCCCTTTCTCTCTTTGCAAGAGATACAAATCTTAACACAGATTCTttctaaattctaaattaattataagtcaCCCTATTTCTTCCTATTTATTGCATTGTcaacctttttctttgttccCATCTGACTGCAAATAGGAGGCATTTGTTGAATTATCAACTCAGAAAAATTGCAAGGGTGCAGTTTGTCCAAACCCGTAAGTATACACTCTTCAATAAATTTGCGTTGAACTTTTCTTActgtttcttcttcctccatatttttttggtttagggTGGGTATGATTGGTTAGATTGGAGACGTGACTGTATTTCTTGTGTCAATACCGTTGCAGGTATGCTTCTGAAAGTGTCAATTTAGCTTGTAAATTTGCCTATAGAAATGCCACTCCTGGAACCACCTTAGGAGGTAAAACTGATCCTGGCACTTCTGTTCTTCAGTTATTTGTCTTGTAAATTTGTCTTGTTCGACTGGTCAGTAGCAGCTACAAATCTTCCAAACAGGACTCCTTTAGCATCTTTGAGCACTACAAGATGAAATTGCCACCTTAGGGGACTAAGCTCGAGCAATTCAGACCTAATTATTTGGGTTGCGTGCAACTTTCTGGAGGGCTTTTTTCCTACTTCGCTTTACTCATGAGAAAAATCCTAATGATTCCATTTTGTAAGGCCTGATCTTTCAGTGATCACCTCGTCTGTGAAAATTGTATGACCAAAATCATCCAATTATTAATCTTCTATATCATTTCTCATGGTCCCATAACTTTTTGGAGTAGTTTCTTACATCATCTGAACAGGTTGACCATCGGCAGAATGCTTGAGCTGGGTCACCAGATAATCATTTCTTCTTGCCATATCTGCTGATATAATTGCAATCTTGGatttatcacataattgtaGTTACGTTTTCATGTCTgctaatttttgcttttttgtgCAGACGATTACTTCCTCTCTCGGCTGCCAGTTGTTGAGGACAGACTAGCCCAAGCTGGGGTCCGTTTAGCTGCTCTTCTCAACAGCATTTTTTCTGTACACAAATCAATTGCAGAAGAATGAAAACAACCAGATGACATAGAGATGAAGCAGCACAATATCTGGATCTGGACCAGACCAGTTTGTGCATTATCCCTCTTGGCTTGTGCTTTCCCTCACGTCAAGGCATGGACTGCCTAATTAAATAGTTGATTATCTTCAAAGTCAACATTTGCTATAAATCTAAGAAATTGTACCTATACATGTCTTCATAGTCACATGACACATTTCTTTAAATGCTAGGATACCTGTTATCCTGGAATATGCCTGCCCATCTTGCTTGTACTCATAAGCAACTTAGCGGGCACTTGAAATAAGGAAAATCTTTAGCTTGTAAGCATTGTAACCTTATCAATAGTTTACGTGTATATATTCTCAGCCCATGATTATGGTGGGTCACATTGTCCATTTTCAAGTCCCAATAGCAAATGCAATCGTCAATTCTCAGAATGGGAGAATCCAGAATTTTAGGAGGGAtgtctttgtatttttctgcttcccttctttgtatttgtattgttTATGATCCTTGTGTTCAAGCATGGAGCAAAGAAGGCCATGCCATGACATGCAAAATTGCACAGGTAGACTTAGCTCCTTTTCTTACTATCCGGAGTATAGATGGAAACAAGTTGCAGCTGATGTACAGTAATCATCAATCAGaacatttcaatttctatcgaaatattATAACTCAAACAAGGTGGAAGAAACAATGCCTCGGGGAAAATactgttttcttcttccatgcattttttttttcaaacaaactGAACACTGACAAGCCCAAGGTTTTGACGGTATTTAGTTATATTGACAACTTATTGGTTATGCATGAAAAACAACAGGACCTGCTGGAACCGGAGGCAAAGCATGCTGTTCAAATGCTGTTACCTGACTATGTTAATGGGGATCTGTCAGCACTCTGTGTATGGCCTGATCAAGTTCGGCACTGGTATAAGTATCGATGGACGAGCTCTCTTCACTTCATTGACACACCTGATCAAgcctgtaattttaattatcggAGTAAGTCAAAGAAtatcatcatttatttatctcaTTAACAAAGGATTATTCTTCAGATCGAGTAATGTAGTATTGAATACTGGTGGATGTATAAAGGGGACTGTCATGATCCGCATGGAGTTAAGGATATGTGTGTGGCAGGCGCCATTCAAAACTTCACCAATCAGCTCTCACACTACCGGCATGGTACCTCCGATCGACGCCGTAAGAAATGTCCtttcatttccttttcttgttccTATTTCTCGTTCTCAGTGAATTTAATATCTTAGTTTAACAATAATCTGATGTCTCATTGCCATGACAGATAACATGACAGAGGCCTTATTGTTCCTAGCACACTTCATGGGAGATATCCATCAGGTAACCAGAAAAAACACTAGCATAAGATCTTTACgagttaaataaatcttagTTAACAGTGATTAACTTTCTGTCTGTTTTTCTATGCTGGTCACAATTTTCCTTGATAGCCAATGCATGTTGGTTTCACAAGTGATGAAGGGGGAAACACCATAGACTTGCGTTGGTTCAGACACAAGTCAAATCTGCACCATGTGAGTATTGCCTTATAAGGTGCTTGTTTCCACTACTTACATCATATTAGAACATTTACGGGATTCATTATCTAGAATAAGAAGACTCCATCCTTACATTAAATACCTTATATTTTGTCTATCTAGTTGTGTTAGAGTTGCACTTCCAGTAAGTTTAACATCATTGGTTGTTTTTCCAAAATCATGTGTCAAGGTGTGGGACAGGGAGATAATTCTTACAGCTGCAACGGATTACTACGGGAAGGACATTAACCTTCTGCAAGAGGACATTGAAGGGAACTTCACTGATGTAAGTAAATGCTACTGCAATCCGTTAACCTCCTCCTCTGCCAATAAAAAGGATCGACTTATGTCCTACATGTTCTGGTTGGATTCTGTTTCTTATTTCGTTCATATACAGCCACAAATTACTGGAAATATATCGCATGCTTGCAATTTACCAGAGAATTTTCTACTAACAAAGTCTCTTTAATATGTACCATACAACTAGGGAATCTGGTCCGCGGATCTTGCCTCCTGGCGAGACTGTACTGACCTTGTTTCCTGTGTCAACAAGTGAGTATAGACAACGATACATCAATAAACGTAGTAAATACCAGTATATAACAGTGTATTAATGCAGAAGTTTCCTTCTATTTACATTGTAATGTTGAATCCATGAATTCTCTTCTCTTCCAGGTATGCTGCTGAGAGTATAAATATAGCTTGCAGATGGGGGTACAAANNNNNNNNNNNNNTTCCCCATCTAAACACATACTGTTTATAGATAATACTCCGGAATACAATCTTCAAATTCAGTTTTCCTTTATggcctttcttttttctgggCATCGGATCTCTTATTAACCAAGTAGTTGCAATCTTGTTTATGCCGACAGATAATTACTTTAATTCAAGACTGCCCATTGTGATGAAACGGATAGCTCAGGGCGGGGTCCGTTTAGCCATGATTCTGAATCGGGTTCTTGGTGATCATACGCAAGAGAATGATTCTTCTGTTGCTCCCACTTAATTAATTCAGCATTCAACCCCCTAGATATTGTAGTTTAAGCATTCTAACTGTTAGCCTCCAGCACAATATTACTGTGCCTTCACAAATATTCTCAGCAGCCAAATCACAACCAAAAACAGGGAAAAGtcgatttgaattatttattcagtcattttttttcaattaagttTCACTTGATCCACAAGTCTTGATTACCAATCAGCCAAAGGGAAATAGGTATATATGGGAAACTTTTTACTCAAAGAAGTTTTTGCTGAACCTAATCCGTTACAGggtaagtataatatacttattgaTTGATCGTTTTCTCTAtacaatcacaaaataaaattgtacttCTTATATAACTAATTGGAGTTGAATCAAACTCGTGAATTAGAAGTTTGCGGATCAAGTTTCTGCGATAAGACGCAATGGGGAATAAATTAACAGAGGTGATCAAAACGCAGACGCAAGTTGTTGAATCAATTTCGTCGCTTGCACAACAAACCTTTTGGAAAGAtcaaaggaaaaggaaatagTCGAAAAAGACTGCTCCATGATCTTGGTTTGATCTTTTTCCTTATTCTACTGAATGGACCCTCTGGCCCACCCACCCCATTCCTAGGACAAGTATAAATTGAATAGCAATGAGATCAATTTGATCAGAATGGGTTGcgattaaaataaaaggtgaAGATTTAGATTCTAAATTATGACCTTttatggttaattaattacacacgACCTACGGACCATTCGTCTTACGTAGTCTGAAACTGAATAGTGCGGGTCGCAGGATTCGCAACGTCAGATTCTTGGGAATATTCTGGACAAGTAGTAAATGGATCGGCCCTCAACCCATTCAATTCAACCCTAATTACAGTTGGGTCAGTCCCGCGCGCCGCTACCTTCTAGAGTTAAATTGCATGCTTCACTAATACGATGTTGGTGCATTTCATCgtaatatacatttatatttttggatgttaGTTCAAAATACACGaacattttactttttataaaattacagttacagTGTTTAAAACgtgttagtataatattttttaagtgtgtttatataaatttcatacttaaataagtatatttaaaattatgattataaaaaaagtatttctttatttattctagACACGTAAGAGTATTTGTTATATACTCTGAACAACGTGCAATAACAACtgataataatataagaaaaatatagccACTAGAAAATGGCCCTTAAACCTTGTTATTTTTGACCTTATTTCTCGTGAGTCACGCATTAGGAGTTATGCCAACCGCGACTATACAAGCATGTTGTACCTAGATGTCTCCATTGTCATCCTATTAAGAAATTCAATGTTGAGGCCGCGCGCGTAACTGAGAGGAGCAGGTACCCACCCCCACCACACTTTCTTGCTTGCCAAGGCTttgatttcaatattttaatgttactactgtaaaaatatgattgttgTTGTGCTACTATATTGATTTCCAGAGTCGTGTTTTCCTactttcttcctttcttttctgtttttgtcgTCAAAATATGACTCCGGAGATCATGGACATGTGCAGTATCGGGTTACTATCCATATAAAAAACCCTTCATTAGAACCCTTCTCCGCTAATTGCAATCTCTCAGCTATACTTACATATACTTGTTTACATAGAATTATACGTACAGAGAAG
This genomic window from Sesamum indicum cultivar Zhongzhi No. 13 linkage group LG12, S_indicum_v1.0, whole genome shotgun sequence contains:
- the LOC105175485 gene encoding endonuclease 1 translates to MQSSILRMGESRILGGMSLYFSASLLCICIVYDPCVQAWSKEGHAMTCKIAQDLLEPEAKHAVQMLLPDYVNGDLSALCVWPDQVRHWYKYRWTSSLHFIDTPDQACNFNYRRDCHDPHGVKDMCVAGAIQNFTNQLSHYRHGTSDRRHNMTEALLFLAHFMGDIHQPMHVGFTSDEGGNTIDLRWFRHKSNLHHVWDREIILTAATDYYGKDINLLQEDIEGNFTDGIWSADLASWRDCTDLVSCVNKYAAESINIACRWGIILRNTIFKFSFPLWPFFFLGIGSLINQVVAILFMPTDNYFNSRLPIVMKRIAQGGVRLAMILNRVLGDHTQENDSSVAPT